A stretch of Aerococcus urinaehominis DNA encodes these proteins:
- a CDS encoding YaaA family protein, giving the protein MKEIIILSPAKEMDMTVGQERPLVNAYSNHVRSTLLEMNLEQIGQIFKIKADKAQQVVACYQRLLDDYAKPAKATYQGLAFRQLHFDQLDSEFCDQHLRILSALYGPLKPSQAINPYRLDFNCRLNLGDTSLRQAWLDNYHDQLQGYRIFNLASQEFANLVNRQENEVIDIVFLRDARTQKAAPSATAKKLRGQLANYLLLYQDFSLASFKDFTSLGYTYQPELSKKQKLVYANLELSD; this is encoded by the coding sequence ATGAAAGAGATAATTATCCTATCACCAGCCAAGGAGATGGATATGACAGTGGGTCAAGAACGGCCTTTAGTTAATGCATATAGTAATCATGTTCGGTCAACTCTTTTAGAGATGAATTTAGAGCAAATCGGTCAGATTTTTAAAATCAAGGCAGATAAGGCCCAGCAAGTTGTGGCATGCTACCAACGCTTGCTAGATGATTACGCTAAACCTGCTAAAGCAACCTATCAGGGTCTGGCTTTTCGCCAGTTACACTTTGATCAGTTGGATTCCGAGTTCTGTGATCAACACCTGCGTATCCTGTCAGCGCTCTATGGCCCGCTTAAACCTAGCCAAGCAATTAATCCTTATCGGTTAGATTTTAATTGTCGACTCAATCTAGGGGATACTAGTCTACGCCAGGCCTGGTTGGATAACTACCATGACCAGCTGCAAGGCTATAGAATTTTTAACTTAGCCTCTCAAGAGTTTGCTAACCTAGTTAATCGTCAAGAAAATGAAGTGATTGATATAGTATTTCTTAGGGATGCTCGGACGCAGAAAGCGGCGCCTTCAGCAACAGCTAAAAAATTGCGCGGTCAACTAGCTAACTATCTCTTGCTTTACCAGGATTTTTCGTTGGCGAGCTTTAAGGATTTTACTAGTCTAGGCTATACTTACCAGCCAGAGCTGAGTAAAAAACAAAAATTGGTTTATGCAAACCTGGAATTGAGCGATTAA